TCCTATAAGTATTACCGACACAACTTAAAacaacaacaattttttttgtttcagaggTCAGACAATGAAGCACAATCAACACTCACCAGAAAATATCAAGGTATGCCTCAGGCAAAATAGGAGGGCCGTTATCAATTGGCTTTCTTGAGCAGTTAAAAATGCGCCTAAGCATGTCTTGTCATAGATGTGTTTTCAGTACCTAAAATCGTACAATGAACAGAAAAGattaaacaaaacattataAGCAATCATTAGTTCTAAGAAAGCTTAAAAGAAGAGACTTTCATAGTAAATACCTCTTCAGGGAATTGAACGGTGCCAATTTCAGATGTTCCTTCAAAAACATGAAACCAAGAGAAAATAAGTTATTGAGGACATCAAACCTGTACAGCCAATTGCATTGGTGTAGTGTCAAATTCAATCTAGAATACCTGAACAGTTTCTCGCCATCAACCTCCACGACCTGACCACGTCTCGTAGATCCATCACCTAAGCAATATTAACAATCTGCTGGTACTTTGGACCCTGCAGGTACactataaacatttatatagcAAAGATATAATTCAATATATCAATGAAAAATCTTCTCGTTATCAATGTGTATACCTTCACTTTTTCAACGATGATCAAGGGTTCCACAACACTGAGACCTTTATGTACTATACATTTAAAAGATCTTCAAATCAGTCTCTTACAAAGATGATATGTATACAAAAATTTCCTAGACAAAACAAAATCGAGTTGTTGAAAGAGAGATTACTTCGTCAAGGaacagtaacaaaagaaaatagacAAAAGGATTGCAAAAATCTAACCTTGTAAGTGTTCTAAGCCTCAGCGTCATCAATGTTGTCACTATGACCATAAAGAGCTCAGCAGTATTCTGATTTCGAATATATGAACATTCCAAAACAGCAGCACATGCTTGGCGGAGAGCTACAGCCTCTTTCTATAAGAGTTGGTCAGGTTTATATTTCCTCCCCTTTGTAAACCGTACTCGTTTTTCTCTGCCAGAGAGATCAAATCATTGAAAGTATTGATGATATTAGAGAGTAGAAACGACGAAACAAATTGTTTATATTTAGCTCAACCTTGACTCTAGAGTCCGCCGAAGATCAATCATGATTGTATAACACACAGATTCCTTTCTTTCTTGGAGATTCACAAAAGAAGGAGAAAAAAGTtctgtttttgtaaatttacccTTGATAGAGATGAATTATGGATCAAGAATGAAAAGACAATTCTGTTTTCTGTATTTGTCAGTGCCATCAATTATTCATATCAACAAAACCTAAAGAGCTCCGTATGTAATGTCGATTAGGTGAAGCGAATAGCTATTGATGAATCTGAAAATTTGAAGCGGTTGGTTCTCGTAACATCAAACCCActgattaataaaacaaaatataagataaGGAGGACAAacttttcattaatcaagagcATGACCACCGTCTGCGGAGAACAACCGGACTTCAAATCTGACAGCAAGAGAGGAGATGAGAGGTCAACGTTGTTGCAGGTTAATTGAATGGAAGAGATTTGATCACAGCATCCTCATTATTTATAGTGTAGATAtctctgaagttttttttaggTAGAAAAAGAGGAAATTAAATGTAACGTAGAGGAAGGGATTGGTATAGAAATTAATAGAAAAACTTAATTACAATCGTTTCGTGTCGCGGCCAGTCGTTATGTTCGTGGTCTCTAACAAACGGTGGGATTCAGGGTTTAGACCCATTTTTTACTCTgcgatttaaaaaataaacaacaaaagCCCAAACTATATCAATTCGTAATGACGTGGACCAAACCTGCAATCTGATTGGCTAGAATTTCTCATCCTACGTGGACAGGCTAAAAACACTTAGTATTCGGCTTTTAGTATTGTTTGATACGATGATGACGAAAAAAAAACCTATATATGAAATCGATTCCATATATCCGATTTATAAACGAGAAACATGGAGAATGACTTTGTGTCTCTTTTTCCACCCATGTGATCTTTGCCCTACTTAACATTAAAGATAGCTTGTGGCaataatgatgatgatatgtTATTACAAGTTCCAACATTTACAAACATGAGCATGTGTATTACGTGCGTAAATAAGGTGATGAATGATGATCAAACAGATACAAACGAAACCAAACATCATGACGAACATTTGAAACCCCCACAAGCAACAACCCAAACGATGAGAATAAAGGAGAGAATAGCACCTCCCACCATCAGCTTCATCTGCAGGCTCTGTATCCACATCTTCCTTCTTAGCTGCCTCCCTTGTCTCTGGAAGCTATCTGCTTGGAACTGTAGGTTCTCGCTTTTGTCAACCagaagctctatcttctctccTCTATCCAGAACCTGTAAACATCAATAATTTTACCACAAAAATAATCAGAAAAGGAACAAACCAATTTATTGCGGGAGACGCTACGATAAATCTCAGCATTGTTTACACTAACTGGTCCTATTTCAACTTTGCCTAACCTCATCAAACACCAACAAAATTGTAGCTATACAACGTATTGAACCTCACACCGAAAGCAAATACAAACATAATCCATAGTGCAAAAGCTGACAGATGATAATATCATGACTTGAATTATCACTAGCATAATTGAGTTCATGCTATAATAAACCCATTTAGTATATCTTTTAGGCTTCCCTAGTAACTTCTTACCCAAATGATATGACTCATTGCTAATATTGATGGACTAAAAAGACATgcattcaaaagagaacaccaAACAATACCATTTGTCCTAGTATCAAAACCAGGCTGGTCTAAAGACATAATAGCAGTCCAAGGCTTACTAAATGCATGCAACTTCTTATTATCTAACAGCCTTAGATACTCCAGCCCTATATGTCACAGATTTACGACGTTAACAGGCGTCTGGAGCACACAACACAATATAACTTATCAGACATAGAATAATGAAAGGATGGTTGCAATAGGAACACTTGATAACTCTATCAGCAGAACTACCATGAAAAAATGATCTAGTTATTCGGGATCAAATATCTCTTGCCGACGTTATGAGTTTTTAAGCATCCTTCTCTACTGTGTTTTCTACAAAACCTTGAGTTATAGAGTAGCGCGCTCATCTAGTTGGCATTTTCCTGTAACACCCAAAAGCATACCTTCTCTATGTTGTCCATCATAATGCCCTTGACATCAGTTATTTGGGCCTTCAACTTTGAAAGTTTGCTCATCTCTTCAGGATGGCTCATGCAATACTGCATCTGCTCCTTGAGTATTGGCCTGTTAGACaggtaaaaaataaaagactaaGCATACAATTGCAATGCAAAAACAAGGACTGATATCAGATAGCTATGGCTACAGAGTACAGACAGACCCAAATTCTCTGTCAAGATTGTACGCAATGCTAAACCGATCACCAAACAAATCATCGTCTTCGTCATCATCGGCAAGAGGGTGTGGCTCATCAATCTTTATACTCGCCCCATACCGTTTCTTGAAATCTTCCTTAACACGCTCAAGAAACACATAAGGAACACTTCTTCCGGTGGACTCATCAGCAACCACAAGAAACACTAACATATACACACAATCAAaaggcatcatcatcatcaaataaagaaagaaagcttCAACGAACAAACAAGAATCGAAAACAAAAACTCACCAAAACCATTGTCAACGAGGAAATTGAAGGTATGGCCATCGCAAGAGTAAGTATACTTGCTGGAATTAGTGGGAAGCTTCTGAAGACATTGAACAGCAATGGTGCTAAAGTTTCCAGAATAAGGAGTATGCTCGGCTAGTACGACTGTTCCTTTGGCAACAAAGCTGTATATCAATCCCTTCTGACTCATTCTCTGAAGCCCTTTAGAGAAGAAGTCAACCGATCTACACCACAGATCTGGAATACAACACCAAATAGATACGCAAACATTAATCATAATCTCAGAATCGGCTCTCGCTGATCATATAGATAATCGAAAAGGATACCAACGATCGGATGCTTtgattatataaaagaaacgaCGAAATTCAACGATCGGCGCTAATTTAGTTACAGGAGGAAGTAATCGATGAAAGGAGAAGACGAAATTAAGCGAGAATCAAACCACGCTTAGCCGTTGTAGCAGCAGAGATGAAAATTGATTGAGAAAGacagtgagagagagagagagagagagagagagagagactaccTTGAGACTTGGCTTGATGATGAAGGAGGGTTAGGCTCAAAGTCTCTGGAATCAATACAAAGAGATGAGCTCTATCATCTTTTTTGGCCGGAGACGAAATGACCGTTTGGTTTTTATTGTTTCTCGGTTAATCGATTTCGGTTCTTGGTTTGCTGGATCAAAGCGTATCTATTTTATTCTGCCTCTTTTCGGTTTAGATAAATTCCAGGCTGATTAAACCGTAACTATGTTCGGTTTGCTTTCACGTTATACCATTTCTATTTTTCAGTTTAGATCAAATCAAaccgtaattttttttttttgtcatcaatcttgtaaaatttaaatttttaataactaataaacAAATTAATCGAACCAAAGTAGAATGAAAATTTTGTGTAGATTATTGATAAAAATGATCTTTTTATTCCTTGGTTTAATAACCTTGGTAAACTGTAAAGTGAAGAAAGATAATTCATTTCTTTTTGGATGCCTTGTGGGTAAAGTCATCAATACCATATTGCGTATGAACTGATAAAAACGTACACGCAAACAAagttgaaactcaaataattttttGCAATCAAACGATATATATGTAAAAGCAGCAAAGTTTGGAAAACAGTGACACGATCAGGCAAAACACACACCAAAAACACAGTGACTAAAACTTATGTCTTCAAAAAGTGATCCCACATTGCTTTCAGACAATCTTTTAGCATGTCTAAACACACATTTTCCGCCTGATATTGTAAACAAAGCTGTTGTCACTTAACTAACCATCACTATACAATTCAAGATTTTGATCAGGCATTATACGTCGAGAATTAAGTGCCTCAAAGCATTAAGCTAAGTCTGAAGAAGAAACACGACGCAAATTATAATACCATGCTTGAAAATGTGGAAGGAGAGAAGAGTAAAAATACTTGCCTTGTAGAATTTGAGTCGATTTTTTGCTGCTGGTGAACCATAAATACGTGGAGAGGAAGCAAAGGAAGTTTGGTGAAGATGAGCCTAATATAAAAGGGTTGGAGAGTCTTTCATAGTTTCCTCATGATAATTCTGCAATCTTGTTGTTTCGGCTTGTTTCTCTGTAGACATTCAAGACAGGATTGGATTTGACATTGTGTAGGTTGGTTTCATTGATAAAGTGTATGTGTTCTTATCACAATGTTATCAAATGAAGCTGGAGACAAGTTTAtaaatcttacaaaaaaaaacaaaaaaacactaCCTTCACGTAATACAGCTCCTTGGTCTCTTCAACGGCAAATCCTATCTTAGGTACAACACTGGACCCAATGTTTTCAACATAAGAATTTGGGACATTTgtaacaaatgattttttttcagttttcccAGTGCCCTTTTAGTTTAAGTACCATTTCTTAAAGTTTCGGATAGAATAGCTGATCTGCACCATATAATACAGTGTTTGAATGTTATCCTGAAAGTTATGTGTTCTATATAGAAATACACCATAAAAGAGACTTTGTTAACTAGAAGTGCTCAAACCAAGATAATAGACCAGTCCAGAATCACTAGCTCCTTAGCTGCTTCTGCCTAATAAACTTCATTTTGACtacttagagcatgtttatagGGGTTGCTTACTTTTAGTATCATaaccaaaaaattaattgaaaatttgtTGGCCCCACAGAAGACACAAAAGACGTTGGTTGTGTATGCAAAAGAAGGGACGTTTTCGTTCCGTTGCTTAGACTGTTTTGCGGGCTCCACGACACGTGACGGTCCGCGattggtcattttttttattttatttaatcggccaaaaaataaaaataaaagataaaaaaaatttaaaaaacctAGGCTGAGAAACAAActgataaacatgctcttagttTTCTGTTGCTAGCCGACACAACTATAGTTCCAAACTGCCAACACAGCTACAGTCCACTGCCAAATCACCTATActcaacccccccccccccaaaggCTTATTACTAAATAATA
This Brassica napus cultivar Da-Ae chromosome C6, Da-Ae, whole genome shotgun sequence DNA region includes the following protein-coding sequences:
- the LOC106353685 gene encoding vesicle-associated membrane protein 727-like; protein product: MSQKGLIYSFVAKGTVVLAEHTPYSGNFSTIAVQCLQKLPTNSSKYTYSCDGHTFNFLVDNGFVFLVVADESTGRSVPYVFLERVKEDFKKRYGASIKIDEPHPLADDDEDDDLFGDRFSIAYNLDREFGPILKEQMQYCMSHPEEMSKLSKLKAQITDVKGIMMDNIEKVLDRGEKIELLVDKSENLQFQADSFQRQGRQLRRKMWIQSLQMKLMVGGAILSFILIVWVVACGGFKCSS